The Acidobacteriota bacterium genome has a window encoding:
- the mce gene encoding methylmalonyl-CoA epimerase, with amino-acid sequence MKLDHIGIAVHSIDKALRSYRVAMGLEMEGAIDVEEQKVRVAMLPVGESRIELLEATDPTSPICRFLANRGEGVHHICFKVRDLDQKLSAFRKAGIQILSDADGTGYEGRRIAFLHPRSTHGVLIELVEE; translated from the coding sequence ATGAAGCTGGACCACATTGGCATCGCCGTCCATTCCATCGACAAGGCTCTGCGAAGCTATCGGGTGGCCATGGGCCTTGAAATGGAAGGTGCCATCGACGTTGAAGAGCAGAAGGTGCGGGTGGCCATGCTGCCGGTCGGAGAGAGTCGGATCGAACTCCTGGAGGCGACCGATCCTACCTCGCCCATCTGCCGCTTCCTGGCCAATAGGGGCGAGGGAGTGCACCACATCTGCTTCAAGGTCCGGGATCTGGACCAGAAGCTGTCGGCGTTCCGCAAGGCCGGGATCCAGATCCTGTCCGATGCGGACGGAACCGGTTACGAAGGCCGGCGGATTGCCTTTCTCCATCCGCGTTCCACTCACGGGGTCTTGATCGAGCTGGTGGAGGAGTGA
- a CDS encoding AMP-binding protein yields the protein MQPGRTKLESGVEGSSVQDRSTIETAQLARLRVLLQELLAGNRFYAPRLNEVGLSSEITSLDAFRSTMPFTQKAELVEDQRRHPPYGSNLTYGLDRYTRFSRTSGTTGKAMNWLDTPESWQWMLDNWDRVFAAAGVSSRDRVFFAFSFGPFLGFWTAFDSASKRGCLCIPGGGMSSLARLEAILENEVTVLCCTPTYALRLGEVAAGKGLDLSRGSVRTILVAGEPGGSIGGTVAAIERLWPKARVVDHHGMTETGPVSYGCPLEPLRLYVMESAYLAEVINPGDHRPVAPGEIGELVLTTLGRTGSPLLRYRTGDLVRPSRSQPCACGSWELALEGGILGRSDDMVVVRGVNLYPGALEAVIRRCRQVAEYRVEVDTRGTLCELKVQAEVSCDSVDGPKLERRLETELRSAFSLRIPVSIVARGTLPRPEFKSNRWVRV from the coding sequence TTGCAACCTGGTCGAACCAAACTGGAGTCCGGCGTCGAAGGCTCTTCGGTGCAGGACCGCAGCACGATAGAGACTGCCCAGCTTGCCCGGTTGCGGGTCCTGTTGCAGGAACTGCTGGCGGGCAATCGCTTTTATGCCCCCAGGCTGAACGAGGTGGGACTATCTTCAGAGATTACGAGTCTGGACGCCTTCCGGTCCACCATGCCCTTCACCCAGAAGGCGGAATTGGTGGAGGATCAGCGCCGTCATCCTCCCTACGGCTCCAATTTGACCTACGGACTGGACCGCTACACCCGGTTCAGCCGGACCAGCGGCACCACCGGCAAGGCGATGAACTGGCTGGATACGCCGGAGAGCTGGCAATGGATGCTTGACAACTGGGACCGCGTCTTTGCGGCGGCCGGTGTTTCGTCTCGGGACCGCGTCTTTTTTGCCTTTTCCTTCGGGCCCTTTCTGGGGTTTTGGACCGCCTTCGACTCAGCCTCGAAACGGGGCTGTCTTTGCATTCCCGGCGGTGGAATGAGTAGCCTGGCCCGGCTGGAAGCCATTCTGGAAAATGAAGTGACCGTCCTCTGCTGCACGCCGACCTATGCCCTGCGGCTGGGCGAAGTGGCGGCCGGCAAGGGCCTTGATTTAAGCCGGGGAAGCGTCCGGACCATTTTGGTAGCCGGAGAGCCCGGGGGAAGCATCGGCGGTACCGTGGCTGCAATCGAGCGACTGTGGCCCAAGGCGCGGGTGGTGGACCACCACGGGATGACCGAAACCGGACCCGTCAGCTACGGCTGTCCCCTGGAGCCGCTACGGCTGTACGTCATGGAGTCGGCCTACCTTGCCGAGGTCATCAATCCGGGAGATCATCGGCCGGTGGCGCCGGGAGAGATCGGAGAATTGGTCCTGACGACGCTGGGCCGGACCGGTTCTCCACTGCTGCGCTATCGCACCGGCGACCTGGTCCGGCCGTCCCGCTCGCAGCCCTGCGCTTGCGGGAGTTGGGAACTCGCCCTGGAGGGTGGGATCCTGGGCCGCAGCGATGATATGGTTGTGGTTCGGGGCGTCAACCTTTACCCCGGCGCTTTGGAGGCAGTGATCCGCCGGTGCCGCCAGGTTGCGGAATACAGGGTGGAAGTCGACACGCGGGGAACCCTGTGCGAATTGAAGGTGCAAGCGGAGGTCTCTTGTGACTCCGTCGACGGACCAAAGCTGGAAAGACGGCTGGAGACCGAACTGCGGTCGGCATTCTCCTTGCGCATTCCGGTGTCCATTGTGGCCAGGGGGACCCTGCCACGACCCGAGTTCAAGTCTAATCGATGGGTGCGAGTCTGA
- a CDS encoding ABC-2 family transporter protein has protein sequence MTVTPYIAFARIAFLKILAYRLRYYTGIVTYMVNVSVYYFIWKALYRGKESLGEFTFEEMITYVSVGFIIRTFYFNNIDREIANDILLGHIAAKMTRPVNYQWMNIAQAAGESFFRLFMFTVPTALAILMVFPLRAPASLHSALAFLAALVFSFMVFAALNFLVGTCAVYLHSILGLIRAKYFLVEILSGLLIPISFFPETLAEISRWLPFQLISFTPLMIYMGKFQGEQLVTSFLLGLGWTLVLVGLGHWFWRKAATKLTVQGG, from the coding sequence TTGACGGTCACCCCCTACATTGCCTTCGCCAGAATTGCCTTCCTCAAGATCCTGGCTTATCGACTGCGCTACTACACGGGCATCGTGACCTACATGGTCAATGTGTCCGTCTACTATTTCATCTGGAAAGCGCTCTACCGGGGGAAGGAGTCCCTGGGGGAGTTTACCTTTGAGGAAATGATTACCTATGTATCGGTTGGATTCATTATTCGTACCTTCTACTTCAACAATATCGATCGGGAGATAGCCAACGACATCCTGTTGGGGCACATTGCCGCCAAGATGACGCGGCCGGTGAACTACCAGTGGATGAACATCGCCCAGGCAGCCGGCGAGTCGTTCTTTCGGCTCTTCATGTTCACCGTTCCCACCGCCCTGGCCATCCTGATGGTCTTCCCCCTGCGGGCCCCGGCTTCACTGCACTCGGCCCTGGCTTTTCTGGCTGCTCTGGTGTTCTCCTTCATGGTCTTCGCGGCTCTCAATTTCCTGGTCGGCACCTGCGCCGTCTACCTGCACTCCATCCTGGGACTGATTCGGGCCAAGTATTTTCTGGTGGAGATTCTTTCCGGTCTGCTGATTCCCATCAGCTTTTTTCCGGAGACCCTGGCCGAGATCTCCCGATGGCTGCCCTTTCAATTGATCAGCTTCACGCCACTCATGATCTACATGGGCAAGTTCCAGGGCGAGCAACTGGTTACCAGTTTCTTGCTGGGCCTGGGATGGACGCTGGTGCTGGTGGGCCTGGGCCACTGGTTCTGGCGGAAAGCAGCTACGAAACTGACCGTGCAGGGTGGCTGA
- the dapF gene encoding diaminopimelate epimerase: protein MRFAKAEALGNDFVIVDAGQLAGKDVSRVALQVCRRSLDLGADGLILFRETEVSGQPRFSMQVFNADGSEAEISGNGLRCLAALLIRQGQAPGGTLVIQTGAGAKRLRLTDSKTPGYCFNLLMGEPILEPAAIDFRPDPPGASLVRYPLMVEDRIHPVTVTSMGNPHCSLLVADLEKTDWEGLGRLIEVHPCFPRRTNVEFVQILDRCNLAVRFWERGTGKTLASGTGGCAAVVAACLNGVSDRDVQVHTPGGILQVHWQEDNQVSLTGPARIVCQGQYYPLED, encoded by the coding sequence ATGCGATTCGCCAAGGCAGAGGCCCTGGGCAACGATTTCGTGATCGTCGATGCCGGGCAACTGGCAGGGAAGGATGTCTCCCGGGTTGCCCTGCAGGTCTGCCGGCGTTCCCTCGATCTGGGAGCGGACGGCTTGATCTTGTTTCGGGAGACGGAGGTCTCCGGACAGCCGCGCTTCTCCATGCAGGTCTTCAATGCGGACGGGAGTGAGGCGGAGATCTCCGGCAACGGCCTGCGCTGCCTGGCGGCGCTGCTGATCCGGCAGGGGCAGGCACCCGGCGGGACGCTGGTTATCCAAACGGGCGCCGGCGCCAAGCGGTTGAGGCTGACCGACTCCAAAACACCCGGATACTGCTTCAATCTGCTGATGGGAGAGCCCATTCTGGAGCCGGCGGCCATCGACTTTCGACCGGATCCGCCCGGCGCCTCGCTGGTACGGTATCCGCTGATGGTGGAGGACCGCATCCACCCGGTCACGGTCACATCGATGGGCAACCCGCACTGCTCACTGCTGGTGGCGGATCTGGAGAAAACCGATTGGGAAGGATTGGGGCGGCTGATTGAAGTCCACCCCTGCTTTCCACGGCGCACCAACGTGGAGTTCGTGCAGATTCTCGACCGATGCAACCTGGCCGTGCGCTTCTGGGAGCGCGGAACAGGGAAGACCCTGGCCTCGGGCACGGGCGGCTGCGCCGCGGTAGTTGCCGCTTGCCTGAATGGGGTGTCCGATCGGGACGTTCAGGTCCACACCCCGGGAGGAATCCTGCAGGTTCACTGGCAGGAGGACAACCAAGTGTCGCTCACCGGACCCGCTCGGATCGTCTGCCAGGGCCAATACTATCCCCTGGAGGACTGA
- the argS gene encoding arginine--tRNA ligase, protein MLESLIDRIKDRLIAYVKDRYGYSLLQVVAEQPPRVELGDLAFPFCFELAKHLRRAPRQIAAEIVQDLPDLPGVAKVEVAGAGYLNCFLKRDDIFRRLLQPTQEQPSLVGSGKVIVEHTNINPNKSAHIGHLRNAVLGDTFARLLRSVGERVEVQNYIDDTGVQVADVVVGFKYLEEKTLKEIKALPGKFDYYCWDLYARVSSFYEAAPENRDLRGRTLREIEEGEGDTADIARYVSRTIVRCHLATMSRIGVAYDLLPKESDILHLNFWSHAFQLLKQAGAIHYETEGRHEGCWVMRAGVSGPRDQVGSSSSSGGSGHEEDKIIVRSNGTVTYVGKDIAYQLWKLGLLGMDFFYRPFHTYSDGHGVMMTDSFDNQDSSNPDFGRGERVYNVIDSRQSYLQNIVVAGLRALGFHHQADRSTHFSYEMVGLSPACCQDLGIRLSEEDRRRPYLEVSGRKGLGVKADDLIDRLLEKSAAEVQARHPQLAAGEAQAIAHSIAVGALRYFLLKYTRNSIIAFDFREALSFEGETGPYLQYTVVRINSIFRKVEALDSRFSHQSLPEFMDQPEAAAFLRQSISNDFWSLIYLAAQLETQVRVAIQTCEPAGVAKYLFNLAQALNHFYHRHRIKDEPDPLRKGFYLALITILRDRLQEGMDLLGISVPDRM, encoded by the coding sequence ATGTTGGAATCGCTGATCGATCGCATCAAGGACCGGCTGATCGCATATGTCAAGGATCGTTACGGATATTCCCTTCTTCAGGTAGTCGCGGAGCAACCGCCCAGGGTGGAGCTGGGGGACCTGGCCTTTCCCTTTTGCTTTGAACTGGCCAAGCACCTGCGGAGGGCACCCCGCCAGATCGCCGCCGAGATCGTGCAGGATCTTCCGGATCTTCCGGGTGTCGCCAAAGTGGAGGTGGCGGGCGCCGGCTACCTCAATTGCTTCCTGAAACGGGATGACATTTTCAGGAGATTGCTGCAGCCAACCCAGGAACAACCGTCTCTTGTCGGCTCGGGCAAGGTCATTGTGGAACACACCAATATCAACCCCAACAAGTCCGCTCACATCGGACACCTGCGCAACGCCGTTTTGGGCGACACCTTTGCCCGCCTGCTGCGCTCGGTTGGAGAGAGGGTCGAAGTCCAGAACTATATCGACGACACCGGCGTCCAGGTCGCCGACGTGGTGGTGGGCTTCAAGTACCTGGAAGAGAAGACCCTGAAGGAAATCAAGGCTCTTCCAGGAAAATTCGACTACTACTGCTGGGATCTATACGCCAGGGTCTCTTCCTTCTATGAGGCTGCTCCGGAGAACCGCGATCTGCGGGGTCGGACGCTTCGGGAGATCGAGGAGGGCGAGGGGGACACCGCCGACATCGCCCGCTACGTATCGCGAACCATTGTCCGTTGCCACCTGGCGACCATGAGTCGCATCGGTGTCGCCTACGATCTGCTCCCCAAGGAGAGCGACATCCTCCACCTCAATTTCTGGAGCCATGCCTTCCAGCTCCTGAAGCAGGCCGGGGCGATCCACTACGAAACCGAGGGAAGGCATGAGGGCTGCTGGGTCATGAGAGCCGGCGTCTCCGGCCCGCGCGACCAGGTCGGTTCCTCGAGTTCCTCCGGCGGTTCGGGGCACGAGGAAGACAAGATCATTGTCCGCTCCAATGGCACCGTCACCTATGTGGGCAAGGACATCGCCTATCAGCTATGGAAGCTGGGACTGCTCGGCATGGATTTCTTCTATCGTCCCTTCCATACCTATTCCGACGGCCATGGGGTCATGATGACCGACTCCTTCGACAACCAGGATTCGAGCAACCCGGATTTCGGCCGGGGCGAACGGGTCTACAACGTCATCGACTCGCGCCAATCCTACCTGCAGAACATTGTGGTCGCCGGCCTGCGAGCTCTGGGATTCCACCACCAAGCCGATCGCTCCACCCACTTCTCCTATGAAATGGTGGGCCTTTCACCGGCCTGCTGCCAGGATCTGGGAATTCGACTGTCGGAAGAAGACCGGCGTCGCCCCTACCTGGAGGTCTCGGGCCGCAAGGGCCTGGGGGTGAAGGCCGATGACCTGATCGACAGGCTTCTGGAAAAGTCGGCAGCCGAAGTGCAGGCTCGCCATCCCCAGCTCGCCGCCGGTGAGGCCCAGGCCATTGCCCACTCCATCGCGGTCGGCGCCCTCCGCTATTTCCTGTTGAAATACACCCGTAACTCGATCATCGCCTTTGATTTCCGGGAGGCATTGAGCTTCGAAGGAGAGACCGGCCCCTACCTCCAGTACACCGTGGTACGCATCAATAGCATCTTTCGCAAGGTCGAAGCCCTCGATTCCCGATTCAGCCACCAGTCGCTTCCGGAATTCATGGATCAGCCGGAAGCCGCTGCCTTCCTCCGCCAGTCGATCAGCAATGACTTCTGGTCCCTCATATACCTGGCCGCCCAGCTCGAAACCCAGGTCCGCGTCGCCATTCAGACCTGCGAGCCGGCCGGCGTGGCCAAATACCTCTTCAATCTGGCCCAGGCCCTCAACCACTTCTACCACCGCCATCGGATCAAGGATGAACCCGATCCCTTGAGAAAAGGGTTCTACCTGGCCCTGATCACCATCCTGCGAGACCGATTGCAGGAGGGCATGGATCTGCTGGGAATTTCCGTTCCGGACAGGATGTAA
- a CDS encoding PQQ-binding-like beta-propeller repeat protein, which yields MRFGPHRNLVWRTAIGPGQSSPVLTRDRIFLSAVEGDRLWVICLDRSSGDLRWKQEVPRPRSEVVHRANGPASPTPVTDGSNVYAFFGDFGLISFDSEGRERWRLPLGPFINPMGQAASPILADGRVLMICDQESGSFFVAVDQMTGKVLWRVERPGFTRGFSTPVLYRPKGGTLQALVAGSHQLTAYSVDSGKEIWWVRGLTWQMKSTPVIDREMLYLNGWAGGADDSQRQEVESFSDFLSERDADGDRRLSQQEIEGLRLRWNFDRLDLDRTGFLEDRDWRIYRAKRSARNGALGIRLGGEGDMTASNLLWRYQRTLPNVPSPLLYEDILYLMKEGGILTALDPSDGSVLKQDRIREALGTYYASPVAGDGKIFAVSHEGKVSVIRAGADWQVLSVNDLGSECSATPAISEGRLYIRTLEFLYCFGEHRPPEQSLNDRKGRR from the coding sequence GTGCGGTTCGGACCCCACCGAAACCTGGTGTGGCGTACTGCGATCGGTCCCGGCCAGTCTTCACCCGTCCTGACCCGGGACCGCATCTTTCTGTCGGCCGTGGAGGGAGATCGGCTTTGGGTGATCTGCCTGGACCGGTCCAGCGGCGATCTGCGGTGGAAACAGGAAGTCCCGCGTCCTCGGTCCGAGGTAGTGCATCGAGCCAATGGCCCCGCCTCGCCCACTCCGGTGACTGACGGCAGCAACGTGTATGCCTTCTTCGGCGATTTCGGCCTGATTTCTTTCGATTCCGAAGGCCGGGAGCGGTGGCGCTTACCCCTGGGGCCCTTCATCAACCCCATGGGTCAGGCTGCTTCCCCCATTCTGGCCGACGGCAGGGTCCTGATGATCTGCGACCAGGAAAGCGGATCCTTTTTTGTGGCGGTGGATCAAATGACGGGTAAAGTCCTCTGGCGTGTGGAACGCCCCGGCTTTACCCGGGGGTTTTCCACACCGGTGCTCTACCGGCCCAAAGGAGGAACGCTGCAGGCCCTGGTCGCGGGTTCCCACCAGTTGACGGCCTACTCGGTGGACAGCGGTAAGGAGATCTGGTGGGTACGCGGCTTGACCTGGCAGATGAAGTCGACCCCCGTGATCGATCGGGAGATGCTCTACCTGAATGGATGGGCCGGGGGAGCGGACGACAGCCAGCGCCAGGAGGTGGAGAGCTTTTCGGATTTCCTGTCCGAGCGGGATGCCGACGGAGACCGCCGCCTTTCCCAACAGGAAATCGAGGGCCTGCGCTTGAGGTGGAATTTCGACCGTTTGGACCTGGATCGCACCGGCTTTCTGGAAGACCGGGATTGGCGGATTTATCGGGCCAAGCGATCGGCCCGCAACGGGGCCCTGGGCATCCGCCTGGGGGGCGAAGGAGATATGACTGCAAGCAATCTCCTCTGGAGGTATCAACGGACACTGCCCAACGTGCCTTCTCCGCTCCTTTACGAGGACATCCTCTACCTGATGAAGGAAGGGGGAATACTGACCGCCCTGGATCCCTCCGACGGAAGCGTGCTCAAGCAGGATCGCATCCGCGAGGCTCTGGGAACTTACTACGCTTCCCCGGTGGCGGGGGATGGTAAGATCTTCGCCGTCAGCCATGAAGGGAAGGTGAGCGTCATCCGGGCGGGCGCCGACTGGCAGGTGTTGTCGGTAAATGACCTCGGGAGCGAATGCAGCGCAACCCCGGCCATCTCCGAGGGCCGGCTCTATATTCGGACTCTGGAGTTTCTCTACTGCTTCGGCGAGCACCGCCCACCGGAGCAGTCGTTGAACGACAGGAAAGGAAGACGATAA
- a CDS encoding PfkB family carbohydrate kinase: MSILVVGSVAFDSVQTPFGKADEVLGGSASYFSLSASFFAPVRLVAVVGDDFPEDHLQLFRDFSIDIRGLQKSPGETFRWKGEYGYALNEARTLDTRLNVFESFSPRIPDPYRKSDCVFLGNIDPVLQAGVLSQVEKPRFVACDTMNYWIESKPDELRETLQRVDILIINDAEVRMLTGEHNLTRAARRIAEWGPKTLVVKKGEYGVAMYHGGSIFGAPAFPLEEVFDPTGAGDSFAGGLVGYLARSGTLNDESLRQAVIYGSVMASFNVEDFSLNRLRTLKTSDIRRRFRQFKELTHFEAGNSL, translated from the coding sequence ATGTCAATCCTTGTTGTGGGCTCGGTGGCTTTCGACTCCGTTCAAACCCCGTTTGGCAAGGCCGACGAGGTTCTGGGAGGCTCCGCCTCCTATTTCTCCCTGTCGGCCAGCTTTTTTGCTCCGGTCCGACTGGTTGCCGTGGTTGGAGATGACTTCCCGGAAGACCACCTTCAGTTGTTCAGGGATTTCTCCATAGACATCCGGGGGCTGCAAAAATCGCCGGGAGAGACCTTTCGCTGGAAGGGCGAGTACGGCTACGCCCTCAATGAGGCCAGGACCCTGGATACCCGCCTCAACGTATTCGAAAGCTTCAGTCCGCGCATTCCCGACCCTTACCGGAAGTCGGATTGCGTCTTTCTGGGCAACATCGATCCGGTGCTGCAGGCAGGTGTGCTCTCCCAGGTGGAAAAACCCCGTTTCGTGGCCTGTGACACCATGAATTACTGGATCGAGTCCAAGCCCGATGAACTCCGGGAGACGCTACAGCGGGTGGATATCCTGATCATCAACGATGCCGAAGTCCGGATGCTCACCGGGGAGCACAACCTGACCAGGGCGGCCCGGCGCATTGCCGAGTGGGGCCCCAAGACGCTGGTCGTCAAGAAGGGTGAATATGGAGTGGCCATGTACCACGGCGGATCCATCTTCGGCGCTCCGGCTTTCCCCTTGGAGGAAGTCTTTGACCCCACCGGGGCCGGGGACAGTTTTGCCGGAGGTTTGGTGGGTTATCTGGCGCGGTCCGGTACGCTCAATGACGAATCCCTTCGCCAGGCGGTCATATACGGCTCGGTGATGGCCTCCTTCAACGTGGAAGACTTCAGCCTGAACCGGCTAAGGACTTTGAAAACGTCCGACATACGGCGTCGCTTCCGTCAATTCAAGGAACTCACCCACTTCGAAGCCGGAAACTCCCTATAG
- a CDS encoding ABC-2 family transporter protein, with protein MRHLSILGYYFAQYIKVRLAYPGDFLISVFTSLAGTVASFGFLYILFHRVSSLQGWAFEELLFIYGFNLVCLGLFNVLSMNLYEFGERYIMEGRFDQIMLRPLHSLFQVIFEAFRIESFQEFATGLVVVVYVWHKLDLPLTPLDLVLFLLMTICGVTIYLSVFVMLSTLSFWFEDRVGVSPPVFNMIAFGRYPVTIYNVFIQFLLSWIIPFAFASFYPTTYFLQRHEFSSFFALVPAVAATFLVLALLLWSRGVRGYQSTGS; from the coding sequence ATGAGACACCTCTCCATTCTGGGCTACTACTTCGCCCAGTACATCAAGGTCCGGCTGGCCTACCCGGGAGACTTCCTGATCTCGGTGTTCACCAGCCTGGCCGGCACGGTGGCCAGCTTCGGCTTTCTCTACATCCTCTTCCATCGGGTGAGTTCCCTTCAGGGGTGGGCTTTCGAGGAGTTGCTCTTCATCTACGGATTCAACCTGGTCTGCCTGGGGCTCTTTAACGTGCTCAGCATGAACCTCTACGAGTTCGGCGAGCGCTACATCATGGAGGGCCGGTTCGATCAGATCATGCTGCGCCCGCTGCATTCCCTCTTCCAGGTGATCTTCGAAGCCTTTCGAATCGAATCCTTTCAGGAGTTCGCCACCGGTCTGGTGGTGGTCGTCTATGTCTGGCACAAGCTGGACCTGCCCTTGACCCCGCTGGACCTGGTCCTGTTTCTGCTGATGACGATCTGCGGAGTGACCATCTATCTCTCGGTTTTCGTGATGCTCAGCACCCTGAGCTTCTGGTTCGAGGACAGGGTGGGCGTCTCTCCGCCGGTCTTCAACATGATCGCATTCGGGCGCTATCCGGTGACCATCTACAATGTCTTCATCCAGTTCCTGCTGAGCTGGATCATTCCCTTCGCCTTCGCTTCCTTTTATCCGACCACCTACTTTCTGCAGCGCCACGAGTTTTCGTCCTTCTTCGCCCTGGTTCCGGCAGTGGCGGCCACGTTCCTGGTGCTGGCGCTCCTCCTGTGGAGCCGGGGGGTGCGTGGCTACCAAAGCACGGGAAGCTGA
- a CDS encoding S-methyl-5'-thioadenosine phosphorylase, with translation MERISIGIIGGSGLYGMEGLEEVEEVAVETPFGPPSDRLAVGRLSGKRVAFLARHGRGHRILPSELNFRANIYAMKVLGVEILISASAVGSLKEEHRPLDIVIPDQFVDRTRGRVSTFFGEGLVGHISFAHPVCPDLSRLLESAAAAVGVNARRGGTYLCMEGPAFSTLAESNLYRSWGMDVIGMTNLQEAKLAREAEICYATLALVTDYDCWHPEHDAVTVDQVIAVLNQNSENAQKLIREAVAQLGETPDCKCRSALKSALLTDRSRIPAATRKKLHPIIGKYLD, from the coding sequence TTGGAACGCATTTCCATCGGCATCATTGGAGGCAGCGGTCTCTACGGCATGGAAGGACTGGAGGAGGTGGAGGAGGTGGCGGTCGAGACGCCTTTCGGTCCTCCCTCCGACCGTCTGGCGGTCGGAAGGTTGAGTGGGAAACGGGTCGCCTTTCTGGCCAGGCACGGGCGGGGGCATCGCATCCTGCCTTCGGAGCTCAACTTCCGGGCCAATATCTACGCCATGAAGGTCCTGGGAGTAGAGATCCTGATCTCTGCCAGCGCCGTGGGATCTCTCAAGGAGGAGCATCGCCCGCTGGACATTGTCATTCCCGATCAATTCGTCGATCGGACCCGGGGGCGCGTTTCGACCTTTTTTGGAGAGGGACTGGTGGGACACATCAGCTTTGCCCATCCGGTATGCCCGGACCTGAGCCGGCTGCTGGAGTCGGCGGCGGCGGCCGTCGGGGTGAACGCAAGGCGGGGGGGTACCTATCTCTGCATGGAGGGGCCGGCCTTTTCGACCCTGGCCGAGTCCAATCTCTACCGAAGCTGGGGCATGGACGTGATCGGGATGACCAATCTGCAGGAAGCCAAGCTGGCCCGGGAAGCTGAGATCTGCTACGCCACCCTGGCCCTGGTGACCGACTACGACTGCTGGCATCCGGAACATGACGCGGTGACGGTGGATCAGGTGATCGCCGTTCTGAATCAAAACAGCGAAAACGCCCAAAAGTTGATCCGTGAAGCAGTGGCCCAACTGGGGGAAACGCCGGACTGCAAGTGCCGTTCTGCGCTCAAGTCGGCGCTGCTGACGGATCGGAGCCGCATTCCCGCCGCCACCCGGAAAAAACTGCACCCGATAATCGGCAAGTACCTTGACTGA
- a CDS encoding ATP-binding cassette domain-containing protein, which yields MAVIEVSRVSKRFKTYDRKEGVWGGIQNLFRRNSREVKAVDDVSFTVDAGEMVGYIGANGAGKSTTIKMLTGILVPSSGSIRANGYVPYRDRHQYTRGIGVVFGQRTQLWWDIAVVESFQLLKRIYDVSDRTFEEQLEIFDAVLNLKPLLYTPVRKLSLGERMRCDLAAAFLHRPRIVFLDEPTIGLDVVAKENIRQFLKRINAELQVTVVLTTHDLSDIEELCRRVLIIDRGHLLFDGSLEGLRERFECKSQIVFELREPGQVDFGRLGFNSSVEFQQLDALRCQAVFDKKQVASAELIKAIVNSLAVRDVMLDDTTIEEIVREIYSRGEVVT from the coding sequence ATGGCGGTCATTGAAGTCAGCAGAGTTTCCAAGCGGTTCAAGACCTACGACCGCAAGGAGGGCGTCTGGGGGGGCATTCAAAACCTCTTCCGCAGGAACTCCCGCGAAGTGAAGGCGGTCGACGACGTTTCCTTCACCGTGGATGCCGGTGAAATGGTGGGGTACATCGGGGCCAACGGGGCGGGGAAGTCCACCACCATCAAAATGTTGACCGGAATTCTGGTGCCCTCCTCGGGTTCCATTCGGGCCAACGGATACGTGCCCTATCGTGACCGGCACCAGTACACCCGGGGAATCGGAGTGGTCTTCGGACAGAGGACCCAGCTCTGGTGGGACATCGCGGTGGTGGAGTCCTTCCAGCTGCTCAAGCGCATATACGACGTCAGCGACCGCACTTTCGAGGAGCAATTGGAGATTTTCGACGCGGTCCTCAACCTGAAACCGCTGCTGTACACGCCGGTTCGCAAGCTCAGCCTGGGAGAACGCATGCGCTGCGATCTGGCTGCCGCCTTCCTGCATCGCCCCAGGATCGTATTCCTGGACGAACCCACCATCGGGCTGGACGTGGTCGCCAAGGAGAACATCCGGCAGTTTCTGAAGAGAATCAATGCCGAATTGCAGGTCACGGTGGTTTTGACCACCCACGATCTCTCCGATATCGAAGAGCTTTGCCGGCGGGTCCTGATCATCGATCGCGGTCACCTGCTTTTCGACGGCAGCCTGGAGGGCCTGCGGGAACGATTCGAGTGCAAGTCCCAGATTGTTTTCGAGTTGCGAGAGCCGGGACAGGTCGATTTCGGTCGACTCGGGTTCAATTCTTCGGTGGAATTCCAGCAACTGGATGCCCTTCGCTGCCAGGCCGTGTTCGACAAGAAGCAGGTCGCCTCCGCCGAGCTGATCAAGGCCATCGTGAACTCCCTGGCAGTTCGGGACGTTATGCTGGACGACACCACCATCGAGGAAATCGTGCGTGAGATCTACAGCCGAGGCGAGGTCGTAACCTAG